The sequence ACGACGCAGATGGACATGGGCGAAGCCGGCATCTACCAGATGTACGGCCGCGACGGCAAGGAACTGGGCGGCATGATGAACCGGAGCGACGACATGCCCCCGCCGTGCTGGGGGCTCTACATCCTCGTGTCCGACGTGCACGCCGCGGCGGAACTCGTGAAGGAGCTGGGCGGGTCGGTCGTCGTGGGACCGATGGAAGTCCCCGGCGGCGAGTTCATCCTGCAGGGCATCGACCCGCAGGGAGCCGCCTTCGCCCTGCACAGCAGGTAAGCCGAGCGGGCTTCGGCGCTACCGGTTCAAGCGTTCCGGTCGTCGGACAGACCCGGCGGCCGGCCCAGGATTTCGGAGAGGATCACGGCGCGAGCGAGCGAGGGGTAGCGCTCGAGGCGTTCCAGCGGGCCGCCCTCTCCGGTCGAGGCACGCCGGCTTGCCGTGACGGCCCCTCGCGGTTCACCGAGCGGTCTCGCCGCCGCGAGCCCGGGCGGCGGTCGCCGCGGGCTTTCGCGCACCGAAGGCGCCGGTGCGCTAGCCGCGGGCCGCGGAGCGGGTGCCGGAGCCGGCCGGATGAACGGAGGAGGCTCGGGGGCCTCCTCCGGGTCTCGGTGACCCACCATGCTGCCTGGCCGGCCCTCCTCCGCGGCCTGCTGCATCTGCCGCTCGAGCTGGCGGCCCATGTCCTGCAGTTGCTCGCGCAACGTCGGACGCCGCGCCGGAGGCGGCGCCTCTCCTCCGGCGGGCTCGGCAGCCTGAACGCTCGACGCCTCGGCTTCGAACTCCGGGGTCATCCCCGCCTGCTCGAGCGCCTGTTCCTGCCGCTGCCGATTCTTCTTCATCGCGGCGCCGATGCTGCGCACCCAGAGGAAGATCATCAGCAGGATGAGGGGCAGCGCCCCTTCGAGATCGGGCATCAGCCGTCCTTGTCGCTCTCCGGCGGCTTCGCGATGGACCTCCGCATCTGCGTATCGCTCTGGATGTTGCGGTACTTCATGTAGTCCATGATCCCGAGGTTGCCCTCACGGAACGCCTCGGCCATCGCGAGGGGCACCTCCGCCTCCGCCTTCACGACTTCGGCCTGCATCTGCTCGACGAGCGCCCGGTTCTCCTGCTCCGACGCGACGGCCATCGCCCGGCGCTCCTCGGCCTTCGCCTGCGCGATCCGCTTGTCCGCTTCCGCCTGATCCGTCTGCAGTTCCGCGCCGATGTTCTTCCCCACGTCGACGTCGGCGATGTCGATCGAGAGAATCTCGAACGCGGTCCCCGAGTCGAGTCCCTTGGCGAGTACCGTCTTCGAGATGTTGTCCGGGTTCTCGAGCACGGCCTTGTGCGACGACGCCGACCCGATCGTGGACACGATGCCTTCACCGACGCGGGCCAGGATCGTCTCCTCACCGGCCCCACCGACCAGGCGGTTGATGTTGGCCCGCACCGTCACCCGCGCCGTCGCGATGAGCTGGATCCCGTCCTTCGCCATCGCGGCGACCTTCGGCGTCTGGATGACCCGCGGGTTGACGGAAACCTGCACCGCGTCGAGCACGTCCCGCCCCGCAAGGTCGATCGCGGCCGCCTGCCGGAACGGCAGTTCGATTTGCGCCTTGTCCGCCGAGATGAGCGCGTTCACCACCCTCTCGACGTCGCCTCCCGCCAGGAAATGCGACTCCAGTTCGTTCGTATGGAGCGGCAGGCCCGCCTTGTAGGAACTGATGAGAGGATAGACGATCCGCGGCGGAGGGATCTTCCGCAGGCGCATCCCCACCAGGCTTCCGAGGCCCACCCGGACCCCCGACGCGATCGCCGTGACCCAGAGCCGGATCGGCACGATCCAGGACAGAATGAGTACGCCGAGCGCGATGGCGATGAGGATGATGATGCTGGTGCCCGCCAGTGGTTCCATATCAGGCCTCGTTCCTGTGTTCGGATTCGGGAGATTGCTTGGCGCGGCGCACGAGCACTCGCCCGCTCGCCACCTCCAGTACGCGTATCGGGGTCCCGGCCTCGAGCCAGGGACCCTCGGTCACGACATGGATGCGCTCATCGTTGATGATCGCGACCCCCGTGGGCCGCAGGTCGGTCGACGTGACGCCGAGCCCGCCGACGAGGTCCTCGCGCGGAGGCACCGAGAGGTAGCCCGTCTCGCGGCTCGTCGAGTCGCGGAGGAAGAGCCCGGAGAATCGGTTGCTGCGGGGCAGGTGCCGCACCAGCGCCCACCCGGCGACCCCCACCAGGATGATCGACAGGGCGACGAGTCCCGCCGCGTTGAACACCTGGTCGAAGGTCGGCACCTGGCCGACCATGCCCATGACGGCCGCTCCGAGTACCGCGACCGACCCCAGGATCCCGGCGATCCCGAAGCCGGGGATGACGAGCACTTCGAGCGCGATCAGCACGACGCCCGCGCCGAAGAGGAGGATCTCCTCGATGCCGGCGAGATGGACGAGGTGGTGCGCGCCGAAGAAAGCGGCCAGCGAGGCGAGTCCCACCGCGCCCGCCACGCCGAAGCTCGGCGTCCGCACCTCCACGATGAGTCCGAGGAAGCCGAGGCTCAGGAGGAGAGGCGCGACCGCCGGGTTCGTCAGGAAGCGGACGATCGCCTCCGCCCAGTTCGGCTGGATTTCCCGCACCGGGGCCGCCGGCAGCCGCATGACTTCCAGAAGTTCGATGAGATCCCGCACCTCGGCGTCCGCAACTCCGATCGCCGTGGCCTCGTCCGTCGTGAGGGTGAGCAGCCGGCCGGCTTCGCTCACGCCGGGGACCTCGATGCTCTCGTCGACCATCGCCTCCGCGACCAGCGGATCGAGCCCGCGTTCCTCGGCCAGCGCCCGGAACTCCGAGCGCATCGCGCTCACCATCTTCTCCGGGGCCTTCTCGCCCTCGCCGGTGACCGGGGTGGCCGCGCCGATCGTGGAGCCCGGCCGCATGTAGATCCGGTCCGTCGCGAGCGCGATCATCGCACCCGCCGAGAGGGCGCGGCGGTTCACGTAGGCGTAGGTCGGGACCTCCGCGTCGCGCAGATCGTCGATGATCTTCCACGCCGCGTCGACCCGGCCGCCGGGCGTGTCGAGTTCGATGATCACGGCGGGCGCCCCGGATTCCGCGGCTTCCGCGAGCGCGCGAGCCACGAAGGGGGCCACGCCGAGTTCGATCGTGCCGGAGATCGGCACCCGGACGACCGACGCCGCGGACTGCGCGGGCGGGGCGACCGGCGTGGATCGCGCGAAGGCGGCGCCGAGTCCCGGCGGCGCGGGCGCGCCCGACGCGGACGCCGCCACAACCGCCAGCCCGAGGGCGAGCACCGGCGCCGGCAGCCCCGTCATGGGTGATTTCATTCCCGGTCCGTTCATTCGTCGCATGGGCCGCAATCTATCGGTGCCCGGAGTCGCCCGCCCGTCAGCCGCCCGGCCGGTCGGGCAGCGCGACCGGCTCACCGGCGGACGGCCGTACGCCTTCCGCGTACAACTGCGCGTTCAGCGCCGGCACGCGGGTCTCGATGAGGACGTTGAGCCGGTCCAGCAACTCCGGCATCACGTTCCACACCTCGTCGACCTGCCACAGGTGATCCGCGGTCGGCACCGTCGACGACCCCTGGATGGCGTTGGCAACGCCGGCGTTCCGGCGCGCGTCCCCCAACTCATCCCGGATCTCCTCGATCTCCGCCTCGATCGCCTCAAGCTCCTCGTCCAGTCCTTCCGGCGCCTCGTCCGCGCCCTCGATGAGGTCCTCCGCCGCCGACAACTGCTCCTCGAGCGCGTCCAGGGCCTGCCCCGCCTCGTAGATCGGGCCCGCCATGGCGTGGAGGCTCATGAGCGCCTCCTGCCGCGTCATTCGGTCCACCCGGCTCATCGGCCGGCGGGGCTCCGCGACGACTTCGACCGTGGCGGAGAACGTCTCGCCCCCCGCCTCCATGCTCACCGTGTACCAGCCCGGCAGGACGATCGGGCCCTGCGGCGCGCCGCCGAAGAAGAAGCCGCCTCCGCCACCCGGACCGCCGCCCCCCTCACGCTCGTACGGCGCGTCGTGACGCCAGTCCCAGATCACCTCGTTGACGCCGACCTCCGCGGGCGCCTCCAGCGTACGTACGTGTACCCCCGAGGCGTCGCTGATCTTCAATGAGAAGGAGTCCGCGCCGTCGTCCGCGCTATCGTCCGCGCCGTCGCCCGCGTCCCCATCGTCCGAACCATCGCCGTCGTCGTCGCCGTCATCTCCGTCGTCGCCGCCGTCTTCATCCTCACCGTCGGCGTCCTCTCCCTCGTCGTCGTCCGCAGTCATGTCCACGGCCGGAGCGTCCCGCAGGTAGTAGCGGATCCGGGCGCCGCGCGGCGGGTTCGGCGCGCTGTACGTGGCGCCATAGAAGGGCCAGTCCCCCTTCTCCGTCCACATGATCGAACGGTCGCCGAACACGCGTCCCGCCTCCGCCAGCATCCCCTCGGAGAGGGCTTCGAGCGGCGCCACGTCGGCCAGGATCCAGGCGCTGCGCCCGTGCGTGCCGACGATGAGGTCGTTCTCGCGCGGGTGCACGAGGAGGTCGTCCACCGGGACCGTGGGCAGGTTGTTCTTGAGCTGAACCCAGCTTTCGCCGCGGTCCACGGAGACGAACACGCCGACCTCGTTCCCGATGAAGAGGAGATTCGGCGCCCGGTGGTGCTCGACGATCACGTTCACCGACCACAGGTCCGGCAGCCCGTTCGCGATCGCCCGCCAGCTCTGCCCGTAGTCCTCGCTCACGTAGGCGTAGGGCGCGTAGTCGCCGTTGCGGTGCCCGTCGAAGGTGGCGTAGACGCGCCCCTCCACGTGGTGCGACGGCTCCACCCGGCTCACATAGGTCCGCTCCGGGAGGCCCGGGATGCGGTCGACGACGTTCTCCCACGTCTCCCCGTCGTCTCTCGACACCTGCAGGTTGCCGTCGTCCGTCCCCGCGTAGATGAGCCCCCGCGCCAGCGGCGACTCCTCCACCGAGGTCAGGTTCCCGTAATTGGCGATCCCGTCGTTGAGCGACATCTGCGGCTCGGAGCCGGGGACGCCCATGATCGCCAGCTCCTCGCGGTCGATCTGCTTCGTGAGATCGAGCCCCCCGACCTCCTCCCACGACATCCCGTAGTCCCGCGAGCGCAGCAGGTAGTTCGCGCCGAGGTAGACGGTGGCCGGATCGTGCGGCGAGAGCAGGAGCGGTGAGTTCCAGTTGTAGCGGTAGGCTTTCGTCGTGTCCCCATCCGCCCGCGGCCCGACGATGGGGCGCATCGGGATCTTCTCGCCCGTCGTCAGGTCGTAGCGGTTCATGTTCCCGCCCTGCGACTCCGAGTAGACGATCGTCGAGTCCGTCGGGTCCACGATCGTGAAGAACCCGTCCCCGTAGGCCGTCTCGTACCAGTCCTGGTGGCGGATGCCGTGGAACGAGCGCGTGTTCGAGGGCCCGCACCACGCGTCGTTGTCCTGCAGCCCGCCGCACACCGCGTAGGGCGTCCGCATGTCGTACCCGATCGTGTAGAACTGGCCGAGCGCGATGTTGTCGAACATGCGCCAGTGCGCGGCCCCATCCCACGAGGCCGCGACCCCGCCGTCGCTGCCCAGGATCAGGTGGTCCGGGTCCTCCGGGTTGATCCATAACTGGTGGTGGTCGACGTGGATCTGCACGGCGCCGTCGTTGCGGAACGTCCGTCCGCCGTCATCCGAAATGGAGAGCTGCGTGCCGAGCACGTAGATGCGGTCGGGGTTGCTCGGGTCGATGCGGACCTGGGAGTAGTACATGGGACGCGGGTTCGTGTCGGACACCTTCTCCCACGTCTCGCCGCGGTCCGTGGAGCGGAAGAGCCCGCCCTGGCGCGGACCGCCGCCTCCGCCCCCGAAGCCCTGGCCGGGCCGCCGCGGATCCGCCTCCACGAGCGCGTAGACGAGGTTGCCGTCCTGCCGGTAGATGTCGATTCCGATGCGGCCCTTGTCGCCCTCCGGCAGCCCTTCGGTCAACTCCGTCCAGTTGTCGCCGCCGTCGACCGTCCGGTAGAGGCCGCTCCCCGGACCGCCTCCGTTGAACCCCCAGCCCGTCCGCTGCCGCTGGTACATGGCCGCGAAGATCGTGTTCGGGTCGGCGGGATCCATGGCCAGGTCAATGGCCCCCGTGCGGTCGTCGACGTACAGCACCTTCTCCCACGACTCCCCGCCATCGGTCGTGCGGAAGACGCCGCGCTCGGGGTTCGAACCCCAGAGATCCCCCATCGCGGCCACGTGGACGACATCGGGGTTGCGCGGATGGATGAGGATGCGGGCGATGTGCTTCGTCGCCTCGAGGCCCATGTGCATCCAGGTGTTCCCGCCGTCCGTCGACTTGTAGACGCCGTTCCCCCATGGGGAGGACTGACGGTTCTGCGGCTCGCCCGTCCCCACCCACACGAGGTTCGGGTTCGCCTGGTGAAGGGTCACGTCCCCGATCGAACTCGTCGGCTGGTCGTCGAACAGCGGGGTCCACGACGTGCCGTGGTTCTCCGTCTTCCACAGCCCTCCGCTCGCGGTGCCGAGGTAGAAGATCTGTGGCTTGGCTTCGACGACGTCGAGGTCGGCGATGCGGCCCCCCATGAGGGCCGGGCCGATCTCCCGGTATTCGAGGTGGGAGATCGCCGTCTCGAGCGCGGACTGGGCGGCGGCGGCCGTGGCACCGGCCGTGGCGCCGTGGAGGAGACCGGCCGCGGAGAGCGCAAGAACTCGGGCTGCTTTCATCGTACTGCCTCGGAAACGGGGAGATGACGGGGCTTCCGCCCGCAAACTGCACCGCAGAAATGCCCGCGCAATACGCCGCCGGTCCGCGCGGGCGGCGCGATGCGGGGCCGGATCAGAACGAGGCGCGTCCGCCCGCGAGCGGCAGGACTTCCTCCACCAGGGCCAGGAGCAGCCGGCCCGGCTCCTCGAACATGATCATGTGGGAGCTGCGCTCGAAGGTCACGAACCGCTTGCGGGGCGCCTCGATGCGGTCGAAGTAGTCTCTGGCGCTCCGATAGGGCGTGTGCAGATCGAACCGTCCGTGGAGGATGACGACCGGCACCTCAAAGCGCTCCACGAGGCGCGTCGGGCGGGGCTCCGGGGCGCGGTCGATGAGGTGGCGTTCGGCCCACGCCATGGCCGGCCGCACGTTCGCCACGTCGGCCGCCGTGTACTCCGGCCCCCATTCGGGAAGCGCGAAGTAGAGGTCGAAGGTCGGCTTGCCGTACCACCCGCCGTCGTACTCCCGGGCCCATCTCCGGGCAGCGAGCAGCTTCTCGACCGCCCCGGGACCCGCGGCGGGGGGATAGGGCCGGAGCGCTTCCAGTTCGCGGATCGCGGTCGTGTCGTTCGCTGCGCGGACGCGCTCCATGAGTGTCGCGTACAACTGGCGTTCGGCGTCGGGCCCCGCCGTCTGACCGAGGCCGACGTAGGCGTGGAAGCGCTCGGGATGCCGTTCGACGAGCCGGGGGCCGATCCGTGTCCCGTAGGAGTATCCGAGGACGAAGAGCTTCTCGTGGCCGAGTCTCGCGAGCAGGTGCTCGACGACCGCTGCCGCGTCGTCCACGAGTTGCTCGAGGGTCATCGTCGGCCCCAGCCTGGCGGAATCCGCCGCAGAGAAGCTCTTGCCCACGCCGCGCCGGTCCCAGTTCACGACCGTGAAGAAGTCCTCCCACGGCTTCTGGTACGCCCAGCTCGCCCCCATCACCGGGCTGCCGGGACCCCCGTGGAGCACGAGAAGGATCGGGTTGGCCCGGTTCAGGCCTCGGATCGACAGCCACTGGGTCGACCCGTTGACCTCGATGGGTTCGAGGACTTCGATCCCTTCGGGCGTGTGGATGCGGCGAAGGTCGGCCAGGCGACCCGTGATCGAGTCCCTGGGGATGGCGTCGGCGGCGCTTCGGGCGGCGGCGCTCTGGGCGGTGGCGCTCCCCGGCACGCCGAGGAAGGCGATGGCCATGATGACGCTGGTGACCATGATGGCCGCCGTCGCCTGAGATTGCGTTTCCGTTTTCGTTGAAAACATCTTTCTTCGGACCTTGAGAATATGTCTCTGTAAACGCCGAAAATATGTCTCTATTCGGCATCCCGGTATGCGAGCCGCGCTCGAAGGGGCGCTCGATCTTTGGTTGGCGATTGCCGTGCGCTCGGGCGCAAAGGAGAAGCGGAATGAGAGAAGGAGTCGTGAGACGTTTTTCGGCGGTGAGCACCCTGGGGCTCGTTGCGCTCCTTACAGGCATCCCACCCCTCCCCGTCTCCGGGCAGTCGATCACCGTCGTGTCCTGGGGCGGCTCCTACGGTCGCGCCGTCAACGAGGGCGCCAACATTCCCTTCACCGAGGCGACGGGCATCGGTGTCCGCATGGAGGACTACAACGGCGGCCTGGCCCAGATACGGGCCCAGGTGGACATCGGCAACATCCATTGGGACGTGGTCGACCTGGAGATCGCCGATGCCGTGCGCGGTTGCGACGAGGGGCTGCTCGAGCCGATAGACATCGACGATCTGCCTCCCGGACCCGACGGCACTCCCGCAGCCGACGACTTTGCGGCCGAGACCCGGACCGAGTGCGGAGTGGGCAATCTGTACTGGTCGACCGTGTACGCCTATAACGACGAGAACTTCCCGGGCGAAAAGCCCTCAACCATGGCCGACTTCTTCGACCTGGAGAGGTTCCCGGGCCGCCGAGGGATGCGGCGTGTCCCGCAGGTGAACCTGGAGTTCGCCCTGATCGCCGATGGCGTGCCGCTCGACGAAGTGTACGCCACGCTGCAGACGCCGGAGGGTCTGGACCGGGCCTTCGCCAAACTCGAAACGATCAGGGACGAAGTGGTCTGGTGGGAGGCGGGCGCCCAGCCGCCGCAGCTGTTGGCCGACGGGGAAGTGGTCATGAGCACGGCGTACAACGGTCGCATCTTCAATGCCCGGGTCATGGAAAACCAGCTGCTGGTGATCGTGTGGGATGGGCAGTTGCTGGACGTGGGCCAGATTGGGATCGTCGCGGGCACACCGAGGCTGGAAGAGGCGCTGAGATACGTAGCTTTCAAGACCAGCGCCGAGTCCCTGGCGCGGATCGGCCGCCGCATTTCCTATTCCCCGGCGCGCAAGTCCGGCATGCCACTGGTGACGACCCACGTAGTCACAGGCGTCGACATGGCGCCCCACATGCCGGCCAGCCCGGGCAACGTGGATCGTGCGCTCCACTTCGACTGGGCTTTCTGGGTCGACTACCAGGACGAGCTGAACGAGCGCTTCAGCGCCTGGCTGGCGCGCTAGCGCGTCAGAACACGACCCGATAGGTGACGTTCAGACTCCGCCCGGCCTCCGGCATGATCTCCTTGACCCGGGAGAGGTGGTTGCGGTACTCGGTGTTCGCGGCGTTGGCGAGGCTCATCGTCAAGACGTTCAGACGCCCGCCGAACGTGAATCGCACGCCCGCCGCAGCGTTGAAGACCGTGTACCCCCGGGTCGGCGTCTCGAATTCGCCCACCCGGTCCTGCTCGTCCGCCATCTCGGCCTCCGCCCGGACATACCACGATGGCCTCTCATACTTCAGGGCCACATGTCCCTTGAGCGGAGGGACGAGAGGCAAAGGCCGGCCGGTCTCCTTGAGACTGCCTTTCACGGATGAGGCCACTCCCTCCAGCGCCATTCCCCGCCCGGCGTCGATGTCCACGCCGACCTCGAAACCGCTGAACACGGCGTCGTTGCCCTGGAACTGATAGACGGGGAGGCGCACGCGGCTCAGGCGGCCCGTGTCCTCTCCGTAGATGTGGTTCCTGATGTCGTTGTGGAAGCCAGTCACCTCGGCCCTCAACCGGTCGGACTCGAAGCGCAGGAAGGCGTCCAGCCCGTGCCCGACCTCGCCCTCCAGAGACGGGTTTCCGACTTCGAAGACGAAGGCCGCCAGATGCGGCCCCTCCGAATAGAGTTCGGCGACGTCGGGCGTGCGAAACGCCCGGGCCACGCTGGTCCCGAGCACCAGCCCGGAGGCGGATTTGTAGAGGATACCGAACGACCCCGACAGGGAATGGAACCTGCGTTCGCGAATCTCACCGATATCCGACACCCGATCTTCCCCCGGATCGAGCCGGGTCCAGTCGTAGCGCAGCCCGGACTCGATCTGGATGGAGCCCAGTTGGACCTCCTCCAGCACGTACAGGGCCGCCTTGAACCGACGCGTGTCCGGCGTAAAAAGGGATCCCCCGTATGCGAAATCCTCCCGGGACGCACGGCCGCCCATCGCGCCCGCCGTAAACGGTCCCCACCTGTCGTGCCGACCCAGGACGTCCGCGCTCGTGCTCTGTTGATCGAAGAGCGTGCCCAGAATACCCCCTGCTTCGATCTCGCGGTGGGTGTACCAGGTGTGCGTCGCGTCGAAGCGGAGGTTGTGGAAGGGCCCGACCCGTCGTTCGTCGACCACGGTGCGGAACTTCGATGCGACCCGTTCCATTTCGATGCGCACCCCCTCCTGGTGCCCGCCCACGAAACCGCCCGGAATGCCGTAGTAGTTGCGGTAGCCGCGTAAGGACGCCCCGAGGCGGCCCCAATCGGCCACCCAGGCCGTCCCCACACCCCCGCTCAGCAGTTCGCCGTCGGTGTTGAGAAGCGTGCCGACGGGGGTTTTCAGGTCTCCCGCCGTCCGTGCGGCCGCCTCCACGCGCAGCGGCACGCTCTCCGCGATGGGAAACACGGTCGTTGCGCTGCCCGCCAGTGAGCCGGTCGCGGTCTGCGTCTGCAGCGTCGCCGAGCCGGTCAGGCGGTGCGGCATGGCCGACGGAATCTCGTCGCGGATGACGTTGATGACCCCGCCCAGCGCGTTGCCCCCGTAGAGCAGCGCACCCGGACCCCGCACAACCTCGATCCGCCGGGCGGAAGATGGATCGAGCGCGGTGGTGTGGTCCGCGCCCGAGTTGGAAGCATCCCCAACAGGAGTCCCGTCCTCGAGCATCAGCACTCGATCTCCGCTCAATCCGCGGATCACGGGTTGCGCAACTGCTGGACCCATCCTGGTGGCGGCCAGCCCCGGCATTGACGCCAACGTCCCCGCTACGGTGGCCGTCATCTGGCGCTGCAGGTCATCGCCCGTCATGACGCTGACCGGCCGTAGCGCCTCGGCTGCAGCGCGCTCGCTGATCGTGGCCGTCACCACCAACTCGCCCAGCGCGATGGGAGACGGTGACAACTCGATCACGACCTCTCCCGACTCCGCCACCGCTCGGCGCGCGCGCTGGGTCCCCACAGTGACTTCCACCGTGGCGCCCCGGTACCCCAGGCGCTCGGCTCGAAGCGTGTGCAGGCCCGCGGCCATCCCGGTCAGGTGAAAGGTGCCGTCGGCGCGGGTCACCGCCCTCGTTTCCCTCCCGACCACCGATACGCGCGCTCCCGCCAGGGGGAAACCGGTGCCTGCGTCGCGCACGCTGCCCTCGAAGACGTACCGTTGCTCCGGCTCCTGCGCGTCGACTCGCGGAACGACGAACGCGGGGGCCGCCGCCAGAATCAGGACAAGGGCTTTCCGCATGCGTTCCCTCCGGCTGATGGCGATTCAACTCTTGGCCGGTCCGGCCCACCTCCGCAAGCTGATTGGCAAGCCCACGCAGGCGGAGCAAGCCGCCGCGTGGAGCTTCCGAAGCCGAACCGAGGGGAGGAGCCCCATGAGTCGCACACCCCGTCGCAGGATCTCACCTCGCCTCGCGGGACTGGGTGTCTGCGTCGCGCTGGCCTGCGGGACGCCGCCGGATGGGGGTCGGGGGGGCGTGGCCGCCGCGGAGCCGTCGCTGGCTCCGGAGGCGACGGCGGCGCTCGTCGAGGCTTTCCAGGCGGAACTCGACGCGGCGTGGGCGCAGGCCCAGGAGACGGACGAGAACTTCCCGGGGGCGACGGCCGCGTTCATCCTCCCGGACGGGCGCGTGTTCGGCTTCGCCACGGGTCTGTCGGACGTGGACGACGAGATCCCGATGACGCCGGACCTGCGCATGGGCTCCGGCAGTATCGGCAAGACCTACGTCGCGGCCGTCGCCCTGCAGCTGGCCATGAACGGAGAGCTGGACCTCGACGCGGCGGTCGCGACCTGGCTCGGCGACGAGGAGTGGTTCTCCCGGGTCCCGAATCACGCGGACCTCACGGTGCGCAACCTCCTGAACCACACGGCCGGCATGATCCAGCCGTACTTCGAGGACCCCGACTTCGCCGTGCGGCTGGGCGAAGTGTTCCGCGATCCCGACGCCTACATGACCCCGGAAGAATTCATCGCCGAGACGGTGCTGGACGCCGAGCCGCTCTTCCCCGCCGGCGGGGGCTACCACTACAGCGACGTGCACTACACGCTGGCGGGTTTGGCCATCGAGGAGGCGACGGGCCGCGCCTACTACGACCTTCTCGACGAGTTTTTCCTCGACCCGCTCGGCCTCGACCTCACGCTGGCGGCCGACCGGCGCGACCTGCCCGGACTCGCGCAGGGCTACGCGCACGCGAGCTCACGGCTCTACGGTACGCCGCTCGAGGTGGTGGTGGATGGACAGTTCATCCTCCATCCACTGCAGGAGTGGACGGGGGGCGGCCTCGTGAACAACCCGCAGGCGATGGTGCGCTGGGCGAAGCTCCTGTACGAGGGCGAGGCGATCTCGGGGGACGACCTTCCGCAGTTGCTCGAAGTCGGGTTCCCGGCCGACAGCACCAGGCCGCACCTGGGGTACGGACTGGCGGTCTCCGTCGCCGAGAGCGAGCACGGGCTGACGTACGGCCACGGGGGCTTCTGGCCCGGATACAACTCCCTCCTCGCGTACTACCCGGACCACGGCGTGGCCGTCTCGATCCAGGTCAACTCCGACGATTCGCGGATGCGCGACCACATGCCGAAGCTGGCCGGCGTCGTGCTGGAAGCGCTGGGGAACGGCGCGCGTTAACGGCCTCCGGGGGTCAGTCGGCGCGAGGGCCGGAGAGTCGCGCTCCCGCGGCAAGCACGAGGATCGAGGCCAGGACGAGGGCGGTCGCCGCCGGAAAGCCGGCCCGCGTCGCGCCTTCCTCCAGTGCGGCCGGCTCGAAAACGGGCACCCCGTCCCAGTCGACCGCATTGATCGGCGTGGCCGCGAAGAAGTGCGGGTAGAAGTAGGTCTTCAACCGCTCATGGTGCTGGCGGACGGCGTCCTGGTACGCGAGTTGCGCGCCCAGATCGGTGGCCGCGAGGCGGTCGAGGGCGAGTTGGGCCGCGAGCGGGGGCACGAGGAGGGACCACCGCCGCGCCCACCCTTCCCGCTCCCGCAGCACGTCCCGGTAGGCGCCCGACGCCTCGCGCGCGGCCCGGTCGCCCCGATGGTTCATGGCGTAGTACCAGGCCCACGTGAACACGTCCTCCGGGACCGTCCGGTCGCTCCACTCCGGGTAGTCCTCAAAGAAGCCCTGCATCGTCTCGTCCTTGGTCATGTCCCAAGCCTCGTGATATCCCTGCCGCTGGCGCACGGTGAGTTCCAGCGC comes from Candidatus Palauibacter australiensis and encodes:
- the floA gene encoding flotillin-like protein FloA (flotillin-like protein involved in membrane lipid rafts), whose product is MEPLAGTSIIILIAIALGVLILSWIVPIRLWVTAIASGVRVGLGSLVGMRLRKIPPPRIVYPLISSYKAGLPLHTNELESHFLAGGDVERVVNALISADKAQIELPFRQAAAIDLAGRDVLDAVQVSVNPRVIQTPKVAAMAKDGIQLIATARVTVRANINRLVGGAGEETILARVGEGIVSTIGSASSHKAVLENPDNISKTVLAKGLDSGTAFEILSIDIADVDVGKNIGAELQTDQAEADKRIAQAKAEERRAMAVASEQENRALVEQMQAEVVKAEAEVPLAMAEAFREGNLGIMDYMKYRNIQSDTQMRRSIAKPPESDKDG
- a CDS encoding nodulation protein NfeD — protein: MTGLPAPVLALGLAVVAASASGAPAPPGLGAAFARSTPVAPPAQSAASVVRVPISGTIELGVAPFVARALAEAAESGAPAVIIELDTPGGRVDAAWKIIDDLRDAEVPTYAYVNRRALSAGAMIALATDRIYMRPGSTIGAATPVTGEGEKAPEKMVSAMRSEFRALAEERGLDPLVAEAMVDESIEVPGVSEAGRLLTLTTDEATAIGVADAEVRDLIELLEVMRLPAAPVREIQPNWAEAIVRFLTNPAVAPLLLSLGFLGLIVEVRTPSFGVAGAVGLASLAAFFGAHHLVHLAGIEEILLFGAGVVLIALEVLVIPGFGIAGILGSVAVLGAAVMGMVGQVPTFDQVFNAAGLVALSIILVGVAGWALVRHLPRSNRFSGLFLRDSTSRETGYLSVPPREDLVGGLGVTSTDLRPTGVAIINDERIHVVTEGPWLEAGTPIRVLEVASGRVLVRRAKQSPESEHRNEA
- a CDS encoding glycosyl hydrolase, which translates into the protein MKAARVLALSAAGLLHGATAGATAAAAQSALETAISHLEYREIGPALMGGRIADLDVVEAKPQIFYLGTASGGLWKTENHGTSWTPLFDDQPTSSIGDVTLHQANPNLVWVGTGEPQNRQSSPWGNGVYKSTDGGNTWMHMGLEATKHIARILIHPRNPDVVHVAAMGDLWGSNPERGVFRTTDGGESWEKVLYVDDRTGAIDLAMDPADPNTIFAAMYQRQRTGWGFNGGGPGSGLYRTVDGGDNWTELTEGLPEGDKGRIGIDIYRQDGNLVYALVEADPRRPGQGFGGGGGGPRQGGLFRSTDRGETWEKVSDTNPRPMYYSQVRIDPSNPDRIYVLGTQLSISDDGGRTFRNDGAVQIHVDHHQLWINPEDPDHLILGSDGGVAASWDGAAHWRMFDNIALGQFYTIGYDMRTPYAVCGGLQDNDAWCGPSNTRSFHGIRHQDWYETAYGDGFFTIVDPTDSTIVYSESQGGNMNRYDLTTGEKIPMRPIVGPRADGDTTKAYRYNWNSPLLLSPHDPATVYLGANYLLRSRDYGMSWEEVGGLDLTKQIDREELAIMGVPGSEPQMSLNDGIANYGNLTSVEESPLARGLIYAGTDDGNLQVSRDDGETWENVVDRIPGLPERTYVSRVEPSHHVEGRVYATFDGHRNGDYAPYAYVSEDYGQSWRAIANGLPDLWSVNVIVEHHRAPNLLFIGNEVGVFVSVDRGESWVQLKNNLPTVPVDDLLVHPRENDLIVGTHGRSAWILADVAPLEALSEGMLAEAGRVFGDRSIMWTEKGDWPFYGATYSAPNPPRGARIRYYLRDAPAVDMTADDDEGEDADGEDEDGGDDGDDGDDDGDGSDDGDAGDGADDSADDGADSFSLKISDASGVHVRTLEAPAEVGVNEVIWDWRHDAPYEREGGGGPGGGGGFFFGGAPQGPIVLPGWYTVSMEAGGETFSATVEVVAEPRRPMSRVDRMTRQEALMSLHAMAGPIYEAGQALDALEEQLSAAEDLIEGADEAPEGLDEELEAIEAEIEEIRDELGDARRNAGVANAIQGSSTVPTADHLWQVDEVWNVMPELLDRLNVLIETRVPALNAQLYAEGVRPSAGEPVALPDRPGG
- a CDS encoding alpha/beta hydrolase, translated to MFSTKTETQSQATAAIMVTSVIMAIAFLGVPGSATAQSAAARSAADAIPRDSITGRLADLRRIHTPEGIEVLEPIEVNGSTQWLSIRGLNRANPILLVLHGGPGSPVMGASWAYQKPWEDFFTVVNWDRRGVGKSFSAADSARLGPTMTLEQLVDDAAAVVEHLLARLGHEKLFVLGYSYGTRIGPRLVERHPERFHAYVGLGQTAGPDAERQLYATLMERVRAANDTTAIRELEALRPYPPAAGPGAVEKLLAARRWAREYDGGWYGKPTFDLYFALPEWGPEYTAADVANVRPAMAWAERHLIDRAPEPRPTRLVERFEVPVVILHGRFDLHTPYRSARDYFDRIEAPRKRFVTFERSSHMIMFEEPGRLLLALVEEVLPLAGGRASF